ACGACCCGGCGTTGGGGATGTTCTTAACGCACGATCCCGCCCGGCAGTTCGCCAGCCCGTACACCTACACCAACTGGAACCCGGTTAATCTGACCGATCCCAGCGGGGCGATGGCCGAATGGGCCATCGCAGCGATCATTGTCGCTGCGGTGTTTGCGGGCGCAAGCGCCACGGCAGCGGCAGTTGATGCGGCGATTCGGACCGGCAGCTTTCTGGAGAGCGTCAAAGCGGCGGGCGTTAGCCTGGCGATGAGCGGAGCCGGACCAGGGACGAGTTTCGGCTTGCAGCTGTTGGCCCCGAAGACCTTCGGGCATTTTGATGTGGAGGATTATGGCATCTCGCTGGCACCTCTGGCAGGCAGCGCCTACGGGAGCTACCAGGGTTTCCGTAGCGGCAGCTACGCCAGCGCCAGCGTCGCCGCCGCCGCCACCGCCTACGGCATCTACGGTGTCGCCAAAGCTGCCTACCAGAAGTACTATGCCGCCCAAGGGGGGAATGGCGGAGGCACCCAAGAGTCCCAAGGGGCAAGCGAGACTGCAAGTGCCACAAAGCACTCAGTTGACGCCATGGGTCGAGCGGAGGTCGATGCGGCACGCGCGGCGGGTTACGAACCTGCGACCAATGACATGAAGGTTCTTCATGCCGCCAACGCGTACTACGGGACGAGAGCTGCGGCGACTTGGCTTACCGGCGCGAGTAGCGGTCCCCTCCACTACGCGGGCCGGCTACTCGCAACTCCGTTCGTAACGCTGGGGGGAATCGGTTACGAGGTCTACACTGCATTCGCGCCCTTCGACGGGCAACCGTTCCTTGATTGGGTGTGGGATACGCCGGGTGATCTCGTCGCTAATACCTACGGTCAGCTCGTCTCGCTTACCGCGCCAAACAGCTGGGCGGTGAGTGCCATTCGCGGTGCGCAAGTGATCCCAGGCCCGAACCACGTCTGGATGCTAACGGGCGGCAGGGCGCCGATTATCAGCTCGCCGGGAGGACCGAATGGCCTCCCGCGATGAGGGTATCGCAGACGGCCGCTCAGTGGCCAGATGGTTGCTGGTTGCGGCCGTCTGCTTGGTCTCCATTTGCGCTAGCGCGTGCCCCGCGTCGGCCCCGGCTGGAAGCGCTTCCGATGTGCCATCGGAGATCTCGGAATTGCTCGGCAAGGACGTCATGATCAGCTTCAAGTGGTCGACGCCAACTTCTGTTCTTGAGTCGCTCACGCTAGTGGGCAGGCTCGTTCGAGTCGACGAGGAGGTCCTCGTGGTGGATGTCAAGAAGAGCATTCGAAGCGAGCAGCAAGAACAAGTTGTCGGCGCGCTCGAGAGACACGGAAAGCTCAAGCGCGACCCAGATGGCCATTTGGTATACGCGCTCCGAAGGGAGATCGCTGATCTGCGGCTGTATCCGAGAATCTGAACACCGCCCAAGGAGGAAATGGAGGAATCTCCCAGGAAGGGCAGCTACGATTTGCAGCAGATGAGTACGATCAGAGCTTCAGCGGTGTCGGGGGCGGTGGAAGAATCGGCCCTCACCGCATCATGTCGATCGACGTCAACCAGAGCGGCCCGATGACCCTCGCCGACCCGCTCGTTGAACAGGGCCGCATATCGAGTGGTTTCGTTCGAAGAGATGGAAGCTATCACGGCGGCTTAGACATCGGTGCGCCAGAAGGGACTCCGATCTATGCCGCCGAGAGTGGTGTGGTTAGCTATGCCGGTCCGCGAACCGGGTACGGGCGGTACATCGACATCCAGCATTTCGGTTATGACGTGGTAACCCGGTACGGCCATGTTAGGGGCTTCGCCCCTGGAATTGGCCCCGGCTCGACGGTCGGTAAAGG
The window above is part of the Deltaproteobacteria bacterium genome. Proteins encoded here:
- a CDS encoding M23 family metallopeptidase, with product MSIDVNQSGPMTLADPLVEQGRISSGFVRRDGSYHGGLDIGAPEGTPIYAAESGVVSYAGPRTGYGRYIDIQHFGYDVVTRYGHVRGFAPGIGPGSTVGKGELYRRLRRERRATAVGGWMTSSTARRRTALPARCSWQPILGAASRPAPTSPAGSGRRRCTAMAATR